One Streptomyces sp. NBC_00102 DNA segment encodes these proteins:
- a CDS encoding ankyrin repeat domain-containing protein: protein MTDDADPYEMSPVHLAVIQDDLAELTRLLHAGHDPDHYVGQDGWTPLIRAIDGESDGARQTGDPLDAACTAVLPAYGADPAKPSREGLTPYHLAFQSGHDLAVRLLEAHMELRGTRLACQVHRRGAGQPVPPVRCARREP from the coding sequence GTGACCGACGATGCGGACCCGTACGAGATGTCGCCCGTCCACCTCGCGGTGATCCAGGACGACTTGGCGGAGCTGACCCGGCTCCTGCACGCGGGTCACGACCCGGACCACTACGTCGGCCAGGACGGCTGGACCCCTCTGATCCGGGCCATCGACGGCGAGTCGGACGGGGCGCGCCAGACCGGTGATCCTCTGGACGCCGCCTGCACCGCGGTACTGCCGGCCTACGGAGCAGACCCCGCGAAGCCTTCCCGGGAGGGCCTGACCCCGTACCACCTGGCTTTCCAGTCCGGCCACGACCTGGCGGTCAGGCTCCTCGAAGCCCATATGGAGCTCCGGGGCACGCGTCTTGCGTGCCAAGTCCACCGTCGTGGGGCCGGTCAGCCCGTGCCGCCCGTCCGGTGCGCCCGCCGGGAGCCCTGA
- a CDS encoding S1C family serine protease, which produces MSTENEGHEGAAVPAVPPAPSVPPVPAAAPEDPRREAPPTSEAPATAAHDDTARAAQGSTGPAAHAEQPQEPPYADGRADDTSPSAEPAGPYGTNPAPAAPAAPAEEQPTAVQPVVEPTQAPAQEQPQPPAHAPAADATQPLPPHSPDYPAPHTPAPAYPAPQAAPDYPAPHTAAPAGSWPPPAPPAVPAYAGGGDGNGGEVWGASAEQAPKGPGKRRASGLVALVAATALVAGGIGGALGFWAADSNDGGSGGSTTISASDSPKALKRADGTVAGVAAKSLPSVVTIDAENGDGEGGTGTGFVYDKEGHILTNNHVVASAAESGKLTATFSDGKKYEAEVVGRAEGYDVAVIKLKNAPSGLNPLALGNSDNVAVGDSTIAIGAPFGLSNTVTTGIISAKNRPVASSDGSSSSSSSYMSALQTDASINPGNSGGPLLDATGAVIGINSAIQSTGSSAQTQAGSIGLGFAIPINQAKNVAEQLIKTGQPVYPVIGATVTMSENGEGAVISDQGSSGTSAVAADGPAAKAGLKAGDVITKFNDTPVDSGPTLIGEIWTHKPGDRVTLTYERDGKESTVELTLGERKGDS; this is translated from the coding sequence GTGAGCACCGAGAACGAGGGCCACGAGGGCGCCGCGGTCCCCGCCGTACCGCCCGCTCCGTCAGTACCTCCTGTGCCGGCCGCCGCTCCTGAGGACCCCCGCCGGGAGGCGCCCCCGACGTCCGAGGCGCCGGCGACGGCGGCTCACGACGACACGGCTCGGGCCGCGCAGGGCTCCACCGGGCCCGCCGCGCACGCCGAGCAGCCCCAGGAACCGCCGTACGCGGACGGCCGGGCCGACGACACCTCCCCGTCGGCCGAGCCCGCCGGACCGTACGGCACCAACCCCGCTCCGGCCGCTCCGGCTGCTCCGGCCGAGGAGCAGCCGACGGCCGTGCAGCCGGTCGTCGAGCCCACGCAGGCACCGGCGCAGGAGCAGCCGCAGCCGCCCGCGCACGCCCCGGCGGCCGACGCGACGCAGCCCCTCCCGCCGCACTCCCCGGACTACCCCGCCCCGCACACGCCCGCCCCCGCCTACCCGGCCCCGCAGGCCGCTCCGGACTACCCGGCGCCGCACACCGCCGCGCCCGCCGGTTCGTGGCCGCCCCCGGCCCCGCCGGCCGTACCGGCGTACGCCGGTGGAGGCGACGGCAACGGCGGCGAGGTCTGGGGCGCCTCCGCCGAGCAGGCCCCCAAGGGTCCCGGCAAGCGCCGGGCGAGCGGGCTCGTGGCACTGGTCGCGGCGACGGCGCTCGTCGCGGGCGGCATCGGTGGCGCACTGGGCTTCTGGGCCGCCGACAGCAACGACGGCGGCTCCGGCGGGTCCACGACGATCAGTGCCTCCGACAGCCCCAAGGCCCTCAAGCGCGCCGACGGCACCGTGGCCGGAGTGGCCGCCAAGTCCCTCCCCAGCGTGGTCACGATCGACGCCGAGAACGGTGACGGCGAGGGCGGCACGGGCACCGGCTTCGTGTACGACAAGGAAGGCCACATCCTCACCAACAACCACGTGGTGGCCTCCGCCGCGGAGAGCGGCAAACTGACCGCGACCTTCTCCGACGGCAAGAAGTACGAGGCCGAGGTGGTCGGCCGCGCCGAGGGCTACGACGTCGCCGTCATCAAGCTCAAGAACGCGCCGTCCGGGCTGAACCCGCTGGCGCTCGGCAACTCCGACAACGTGGCGGTCGGCGACTCGACCATCGCGATCGGCGCCCCGTTCGGCCTGTCCAACACGGTCACCACCGGCATCATCAGCGCGAAGAACCGCCCGGTCGCCTCCAGCGACGGTTCCTCCTCCAGCAGCAGCTCCTACATGAGCGCCCTGCAGACGGACGCCTCGATCAACCCGGGCAACTCCGGCGGCCCGCTGCTCGACGCCACCGGCGCGGTCATCGGCATCAACTCCGCCATCCAGTCGACCGGCAGCAGCGCCCAGACCCAGGCCGGTTCCATCGGCCTCGGCTTCGCCATCCCGATCAACCAGGCGAAGAACGTGGCCGAGCAGCTCATCAAGACCGGCCAGCCCGTCTACCCGGTCATCGGCGCCACGGTCACCATGTCGGAGAACGGCGAGGGCGCGGTCATCTCCGACCAGGGCTCCTCCGGCACCTCCGCAGTCGCCGCGGACGGTCCGGCCGCCAAGGCGGGCCTGAAGGCGGGCGACGTCATCACCAAGTTCAACGACACCCCGGTCGACAGCGGCCCGACCCTCATCGGCGAGATCTGGACCCACAAGCCGGGCGACCGGGTCACGTTGACCTACGAGCGCGACGGCAAGGAGTCCACCGTCGAACTCACCCTGGGCGAGCGCAAGGGCGACAGCTGA
- a CDS encoding glycerophosphodiester phosphodiesterase has protein sequence MTDARQPSSTPPIQVVAHRGASDDAPEHTLAAYRKAIEDGADALECDVRLTADGQLVCVHDRRVNRTSNGRGAVSALELSELAALDFGSWKDREESPDWDPVAGELTSVLTLERLLELVTEVRAAGRPVQLAIETKHPTRWAGQVEERLLRLLNEFGLDAPPAEGPSAVRVMSFSARSLHRVRTAAPTLPTVYLMQFLTPRLRDGRLPAGARIAGPGLRIVRNHPDYVRRLHKAGHQVHVWTVNEPEDVALCAELGIEAIITNRPKRVLSQLGRP, from the coding sequence GTGACCGACGCGCGACAGCCCTCCAGCACGCCTCCCATCCAGGTCGTGGCCCATCGCGGAGCCTCCGACGACGCCCCCGAGCACACTCTGGCCGCGTACCGGAAAGCCATCGAGGACGGCGCCGACGCGCTGGAGTGCGATGTCCGGCTCACCGCCGACGGACAGCTCGTCTGCGTGCACGACCGCCGGGTCAACCGCACCTCCAACGGGCGGGGCGCGGTCTCCGCGCTCGAACTCTCGGAACTCGCCGCGCTCGACTTCGGCTCGTGGAAGGACCGCGAGGAGTCCCCCGACTGGGACCCGGTGGCCGGCGAGCTCACCTCCGTACTCACCCTGGAACGCCTGCTGGAGCTCGTCACCGAGGTACGGGCGGCGGGCCGGCCGGTCCAACTCGCCATCGAGACCAAGCACCCCACCCGATGGGCCGGGCAGGTCGAGGAGCGGCTGCTGCGACTGCTCAACGAGTTCGGCCTCGACGCCCCGCCGGCCGAGGGGCCCTCGGCCGTCCGCGTCATGAGCTTCTCCGCCCGGTCCCTGCACCGGGTCCGCACGGCCGCCCCCACGCTGCCCACCGTCTACCTGATGCAGTTCCTCACGCCCCGGCTGCGGGACGGGCGGCTGCCCGCCGGCGCCCGGATCGCCGGGCCGGGCCTCCGGATCGTACGCAACCACCCCGACTACGTCCGCCGGCTGCACAAGGCCGGGCACCAGGTTCACGTCTGGACCGTGAACGAGCCGGAGGACGTGGCGCTCTGCGCAGAGCTGGGGATCGAGGCCATCATCACCAACCGCCCGAAACGGGTCCTTTCCCAACTCGGACGCCCGTAA
- a CDS encoding ATP-binding protein, translating to MRHQRCFDRFPAQLRGASPSWRGAKEVSGVTLVVAQEVPTSSSMAVPHGPAGVRQARHRMRAQLRDNGVSDTVVDDAVLILSELLSNACRHGRPLGQHVDVGDGDVRAAWHVDRRGGLTVEVTDGGGPTRPVPSTPSVTARGGRGLNIISALSEKWGVRDDAPGEVTVWALVAAEERFDGLEGLDGLDGLTRLNSGAGHPGLEGLPGFGGLPGFDGLPGFDELSALDDAS from the coding sequence GTGCGTCACCAGAGATGCTTCGACCGGTTTCCGGCGCAGCTCAGAGGGGCATCCCCTTCGTGGCGTGGGGCAAAGGAGGTCTCGGGGGTGACGTTGGTGGTGGCACAAGAAGTGCCCACGTCGTCGAGCATGGCCGTTCCTCACGGCCCTGCGGGCGTGAGGCAGGCGCGGCACCGTATGCGCGCACAACTGCGGGACAACGGGGTCTCGGACACGGTCGTCGACGACGCGGTCCTGATCCTTTCCGAACTCCTCAGCAACGCCTGCCGGCACGGCAGACCGCTGGGGCAGCACGTGGACGTCGGTGACGGCGACGTCCGCGCCGCGTGGCACGTGGACCGCCGGGGCGGCCTCACCGTGGAGGTCACGGACGGCGGCGGGCCCACCCGGCCCGTTCCCTCCACCCCCTCGGTGACGGCTCGGGGCGGTCGCGGGCTGAACATCATCAGTGCCCTCTCCGAGAAGTGGGGCGTCAGGGACGACGCCCCGGGCGAGGTCACGGTCTGGGCGCTGGTGGCGGCGGAGGAGCGGTTCGACGGCCTGGAAGGGCTCGACGGCCTCGACGGCCTCACCCGGCTGAACTCCGGTGCCGGGCACCCGGGTCTCGAAGGGCTCCCCGGGTTCGGAGGGCTGCCGGGATTCGACGGCCTCCCCGGCTTCGACGAGCTGTCCGCCCTCGACGACGCGAGCTGA
- a CDS encoding DUF5926 family protein, protein MAKKRPQTTKAAKPQVRDGEIPVVGAREPCPCGSGRRYKACHGRTAAHAVTELVQRPFEGLPGECDWVALRELVPAATVPLTLKDGLPEGVPSVTLATVLPMAWPALRRDDGSVLLALQNDTSSGDLSRGLADALQQALEAAPGTPIAARRVSAEGPRLQDLLAADAPFEPVVHSGFEFWVPDAENATAEVTASLERANEAAIPTALLSSVDAAYWCETPEKNHLRWVMPHPEEKLLDALARLHAAGETSIGEGTRLVGSFRAHGLVVPVWDLPSAMTAEECEKPAAEFAERLAGALASEAPLTAEERRARGGLTNRQVTLS, encoded by the coding sequence ATGGCCAAGAAGCGCCCTCAGACGACCAAGGCCGCCAAGCCGCAGGTGAGGGACGGGGAGATCCCCGTCGTCGGGGCCCGCGAGCCCTGCCCCTGCGGTTCGGGACGCCGGTACAAGGCGTGTCACGGCCGCACCGCCGCGCACGCGGTCACCGAGCTGGTCCAGCGCCCCTTCGAGGGGCTGCCCGGGGAGTGCGACTGGGTCGCGCTGCGCGAGCTGGTGCCCGCGGCGACCGTACCGCTGACGCTGAAGGACGGACTGCCCGAGGGCGTCCCCTCCGTCACCCTCGCGACCGTGCTGCCGATGGCGTGGCCGGCGCTCCGCCGCGACGACGGCTCCGTCCTGCTCGCCCTGCAGAACGACACCTCCTCCGGTGACCTCAGCCGTGGCCTGGCCGACGCCCTCCAGCAGGCGCTGGAGGCGGCGCCCGGTACGCCGATCGCCGCCCGCCGGGTCTCGGCCGAGGGTCCGCGCCTGCAGGACCTGCTCGCCGCGGACGCGCCGTTCGAGCCCGTCGTCCACTCGGGCTTCGAGTTCTGGGTGCCGGACGCGGAGAACGCCACGGCCGAGGTGACAGCTTCCCTGGAGCGCGCCAACGAGGCGGCGATCCCGACCGCGCTGCTCTCCTCCGTGGACGCGGCGTACTGGTGCGAGACCCCGGAGAAGAACCACCTCCGCTGGGTCATGCCGCACCCCGAGGAGAAGCTCCTCGACGCGCTCGCCCGGCTGCACGCGGCCGGCGAGACCTCGATCGGCGAGGGGACGCGGCTGGTCGGCTCGTTCCGCGCGCACGGTCTCGTCGTCCCGGTGTGGGACCTGCCGAGCGCCATGACCGCCGAGGAGTGCGAGAAGCCCGCGGCCGAGTTCGCCGAGCGGCTCGCCGGAGCGCTGGCCTCCGAGGCTCCGCTGACCGCCGAGGAGCGCCGGGCGCGCGGTGGGCTCACCAACCGCCAGGTGACGCTCAGCTGA
- a CDS encoding bifunctional DNA primase/polymerase, translating to MREIPGRRRGNLFRRGGGTAQLDAALTCALGRRWPVLPGVGLSPARTGCACPDPECVVPGAHPFDPGLLAATTDERMVRWWWTGRPAAPVLLATGGRAPCAVSLPAVSGAQALAVLDARGMRLGPVIATPTRWALLVHPYTLERLGELLHAQEWVPSSLRFHGEGGYLVVPPAGKGDGRVCWERPPSAGHAAPFLPDVGTVLDALVAASTGAPDGGSRLAY from the coding sequence ATGCGCGAGATCCCCGGAAGGCGACGCGGGAACCTGTTCCGGCGTGGGGGCGGCACCGCTCAGCTCGACGCGGCGCTGACCTGCGCCCTCGGCAGGCGGTGGCCCGTCCTCCCCGGCGTGGGGCTGTCCCCGGCCCGGACCGGCTGCGCCTGCCCCGACCCCGAGTGCGTGGTACCAGGCGCGCACCCCTTCGATCCCGGACTGCTCGCGGCCACCACGGACGAACGCATGGTGCGGTGGTGGTGGACCGGACGGCCCGCCGCCCCGGTGCTGCTGGCCACCGGCGGCCGCGCGCCGTGCGCCGTGAGTCTGCCCGCGGTGAGCGGCGCCCAGGCGCTCGCGGTGCTGGACGCGCGGGGCATGCGGCTCGGGCCGGTGATCGCCACACCGACCCGCTGGGCGCTGCTCGTCCACCCGTACACCCTGGAGCGTCTCGGCGAGCTGCTGCACGCCCAGGAGTGGGTGCCCAGTTCCCTGCGCTTCCACGGGGAGGGCGGCTACCTGGTGGTTCCTCCCGCGGGCAAGGGCGACGGCCGGGTGTGCTGGGAGCGGCCTCCGTCGGCGGGGCACGCCGCGCCGTTCCTGCCGGATGTCGGGACGGTCCTGGACGCGCTCGTGGCGGCGAGTACGGGGGCACCGGACGGCGGGAGCCGGCTCGCCTACTGA
- a CDS encoding PP2C family protein-serine/threonine phosphatase gives MLDIALLVRVHVDALIVAQNDRGVCDAIRRNSPVGKPEAMSARHLPNMAGINPTVPVSTHTAEPLTSVPQAPGAFLQDRLAGWVSDLTTLHEFTERLAGTHTLDSTLPELLSAGAALVGARRGLLVLEPDDGRGPRTTVGLGLCHADLGVLETVPRAATPHGRILDGPPGATGPVSNPDLLAETDLDPRHREVAGRLGYAASYALPLVARSGTRLGAAVWFYDEPAEPLERQRHLAGLYGRYAAEHLARLLELERARSDLAVVAEELLPSRLPRVPGVRLAARHRAAPDGGGDWYDALPLPDGALGLSVGAAGGSGPGAKAAMGRLRAGLRAYAVMEGEDPVAVLSDLELMLRLTEPARTATALFAYCEPALRRIVLAGAGHAPPLVVGDRRTEYVETTVSAPLGMLACWEAPSVEFTPESGETVLLYTDGLLRRTGDSTDRAFARLHSAAAGVPRAARRDPEAVADHVLRALLPGNTPADRTDDVVLLAVRFD, from the coding sequence ATGCTGGACATCGCCTTACTTGTACGTGTACATGTGGATGCCTTGATAGTGGCGCAGAATGACAGGGGGGTTTGCGATGCTATTCGACGGAACTCGCCGGTCGGAAAGCCGGAGGCCATGAGCGCCCGACACCTGCCAAATATGGCTGGAATCAATCCCACTGTTCCGGTTTCAACGCACACTGCGGAACCGCTGACCAGCGTGCCGCAAGCACCGGGCGCCTTCCTCCAGGACCGCCTGGCCGGATGGGTCTCCGACCTCACCACCCTCCACGAGTTCACCGAACGCCTGGCCGGGACCCACACCCTCGACAGCACGCTCCCCGAACTGCTGAGTGCCGGAGCGGCCCTCGTCGGCGCGCGCCGCGGACTCCTGGTCCTCGAACCCGACGACGGGCGGGGCCCGCGCACCACCGTCGGACTCGGCCTCTGCCACGCCGATCTCGGCGTCCTCGAGACCGTCCCGCGAGCCGCCACCCCGCACGGCCGGATCCTCGACGGTCCGCCGGGCGCCACCGGCCCGGTGAGCAACCCGGACCTGCTCGCCGAGACGGACCTCGACCCCCGCCACCGCGAGGTCGCCGGCCGGCTCGGATACGCCGCCAGCTACGCCCTGCCCCTCGTCGCCCGGTCCGGCACGCGGCTCGGCGCGGCCGTCTGGTTCTACGACGAACCGGCCGAGCCCCTGGAGCGGCAGCGGCACCTCGCCGGCCTGTACGGGCGGTACGCCGCCGAGCACCTGGCCCGCCTCCTCGAACTCGAACGCGCCAGGTCCGACCTGGCGGTCGTCGCCGAGGAGCTGCTGCCGAGCCGGCTGCCGCGCGTCCCCGGCGTGCGGCTGGCCGCCCGCCACCGCGCCGCGCCGGACGGTGGCGGCGACTGGTACGACGCCCTGCCGCTCCCGGACGGCGCGCTCGGCCTCTCGGTGGGCGCCGCCGGCGGCTCCGGCCCCGGCGCGAAGGCCGCGATGGGACGGCTCCGCGCGGGGCTGCGCGCATACGCCGTCATGGAGGGCGAGGACCCGGTGGCCGTCCTCTCGGACCTGGAACTGATGCTCCGGCTCACCGAACCGGCGCGCACCGCGACCGCGCTCTTCGCCTACTGCGAACCGGCGCTCCGCCGGATCGTGCTGGCGGGTGCCGGGCACGCCCCGCCGCTCGTGGTCGGCGACCGGCGCACCGAGTACGTCGAGACCACCGTCTCCGCCCCGCTCGGCATGCTCGCGTGCTGGGAGGCGCCCAGCGTGGAGTTCACCCCCGAATCGGGGGAAACCGTTCTCCTCTACACCGACGGGCTGCTGCGCCGCACCGGAGACTCGACGGACCGGGCGTTCGCGCGGCTGCACTCCGCCGCCGCCGGGGTGCCGCGAGCCGCCCGCCGCGACCCGGAGGCGGTGGCCGACCACGTACTGCGCGCCCTGCTGCCCGGGAACACCCCTGCCGACCGGACCGACGACGTGGTCCTCCTCGCGGTCCGTTTCGACTGA
- a CDS encoding aminopeptidase P family protein, with product MSDELTPETPAIEATEETEPIKTRKNGLYPAVSDELADSMKSGWADTELHGLAPLPQAAHTADRRAALSARFPGERLVVPAGNLKTRANDTEYAFRASSEYAYLTGDQTHDGVLVLEPKTDGGGHDATVYLLPRSDRENGEFWLDGQGELWVGRRHSLTEAEQVLGIPAKDVRELTAALKEATGPVRAVRGYDAGVEAALTDKVTAERDEELRVFLSEARLVKDAFEIAELQKACDITARGFEDVVKVLDKAEATSERFIEGTFFLRARVEGNDIGYGSICAAGPHATTLHWVRNDGAVRAGELLLLDAGVETNDLYTADVTRALPINGTFSPLQRKIYDAVYAAQEAGIAAVKPGADFRDFHDAAQRVLAEHLVAWGLLGDLTVEKVLELGLQRRWTLHGTGHMLGMDVHDCAAARTETYVNGTLEPGMCLTVEPGLYFQADDLTVPEEYRGIGVRIEDDILVTEDGNRNLSDKLPRESAEIEAWMAGLKG from the coding sequence GTGTCCGACGAGCTCACCCCGGAGACCCCGGCAATCGAAGCGACCGAAGAGACCGAGCCGATCAAGACCCGGAAGAACGGCCTGTACCCGGCCGTCTCCGACGAGCTCGCCGACAGCATGAAGTCGGGCTGGGCCGACACCGAGCTGCACGGCCTCGCGCCGCTGCCGCAGGCCGCGCACACCGCCGACCGCCGCGCCGCGCTCTCCGCGCGCTTCCCCGGCGAGCGCCTCGTCGTCCCCGCGGGCAACCTGAAGACCCGTGCCAACGACACGGAGTACGCGTTCCGCGCCTCCTCCGAGTACGCCTACCTCACCGGTGACCAGACGCACGACGGCGTCCTCGTCCTGGAGCCGAAGACCGACGGCGGCGGCCACGACGCGACCGTCTACCTGCTGCCGCGCTCGGACCGCGAGAACGGCGAGTTCTGGCTCGACGGCCAGGGCGAGCTGTGGGTCGGCCGCCGCCACTCCCTCACCGAGGCCGAGCAGGTGCTGGGCATCCCGGCGAAGGACGTCCGCGAGCTCACCGCCGCGCTGAAGGAGGCCACCGGCCCGGTCCGCGCCGTCCGGGGTTACGACGCCGGCGTCGAGGCGGCCCTGACCGACAAGGTCACCGCCGAGCGCGACGAGGAACTGCGGGTGTTCCTCTCCGAGGCGCGCCTGGTGAAGGACGCCTTCGAGATCGCCGAACTCCAGAAGGCGTGCGACATCACCGCGCGCGGCTTCGAGGACGTCGTGAAGGTGCTCGACAAGGCCGAGGCGACGAGCGAGCGCTTCATCGAGGGCACGTTCTTCCTGCGCGCCCGCGTCGAGGGCAACGACATCGGCTACGGCTCCATCTGCGCCGCCGGCCCGCACGCCACCACCCTGCACTGGGTCCGCAACGACGGCGCCGTCCGCGCCGGTGAGCTGCTGCTGCTCGACGCCGGCGTGGAGACCAACGACCTCTACACCGCCGACGTGACACGGGCCCTGCCGATCAACGGCACGTTCTCGCCGCTCCAGCGCAAGATCTACGACGCGGTGTACGCGGCGCAGGAGGCGGGCATCGCCGCCGTGAAGCCCGGCGCCGACTTCCGCGACTTCCACGACGCCGCGCAGCGCGTGCTCGCCGAGCACCTCGTCGCGTGGGGCCTGCTCGGCGACCTCACCGTCGAGAAGGTCCTGGAGCTGGGCCTCCAGCGCCGCTGGACCCTGCACGGCACCGGCCACATGCTCGGCATGGACGTCCACGACTGCGCCGCCGCGCGCACCGAGACGTACGTCAACGGCACGCTGGAGCCGGGCATGTGCCTGACGGTGGAGCCGGGTCTGTACTTCCAGGCCGACGACCTGACGGTCCCGGAGGAGTACCGCGGCATCGGCGTCCGGATCGAGGACGACATCCTCGTCACGGAGGACGGCAACCGGAACCTCTCCGACAAGCTGCCGCGCGAATCCGCCGAGATCGAGGCATGGATGGCCGGTCTCAAGGGCTGA
- a CDS encoding ATP-binding protein, with product MSMWWSLHLRREAASVPLARRFLLGSMETAGVDPDISYDLSVALTEACANAVEHGGDHAVDQGDPGGTAPGRAGTGRHAGASGQYRVTAYLDGETCRIEVADSGPGFPSRRTLRPAAHPSDTRGAPETKPDCAADPWDIAESGRGLGLIEQLADHVHIGNRPGRGTVVSFDKTLKWREGALLMVS from the coding sequence ATGAGCATGTGGTGGTCACTCCATTTGCGGCGCGAAGCCGCGAGCGTTCCGCTCGCCCGTCGATTTCTCCTCGGCAGCATGGAGACGGCGGGAGTCGATCCGGACATCTCGTACGACTTGTCGGTGGCGCTCACCGAGGCCTGTGCCAACGCCGTGGAACACGGCGGGGATCATGCCGTCGACCAGGGAGACCCCGGGGGCACCGCCCCCGGCCGCGCCGGCACCGGCCGGCACGCGGGCGCCTCCGGTCAGTACCGGGTCACCGCGTATCTGGACGGCGAGACCTGCCGTATCGAGGTAGCGGACTCCGGACCGGGCTTTCCCAGCCGGCGAACCCTTCGCCCCGCAGCACATCCTTCCGATACCCGCGGCGCACCGGAGACCAAGCCGGACTGCGCCGCCGACCCGTGGGACATCGCCGAGAGCGGCCGTGGCCTCGGACTGATCGAACAGCTCGCCGACCACGTCCACATCGGCAACCGGCCGGGACGCGGGACCGTGGTGAGCTTCGACAAGACCCTGAAATGGCGCGAGGGCGCGCTGCTCATGGTGTCCTGA
- a CDS encoding YcnI family protein — protein sequence MNVSRIAVAGGIAATTVLLLAGPASAHVGVQPVGAAAKGGYATINFKVPNERDNASTVKLEVNFPTDHPLSSVSPQAVPGWKIDVTKATLAKPLDVHGKKVTEAVSKVTWTADASSAIKPGYFQQFPLSVGQLPDDTDQLVFKALQTYSNKEVVRWIEETPASGEEPENPAPVLTLTDAAADAHGTAASAPASTDGKSTDSDASGHTTEAASDSGSASDSTARVLGVVGIVIGVAGVAFGVLARRRTV from the coding sequence ATGAACGTTTCCCGTATCGCCGTCGCGGGCGGCATCGCCGCGACCACCGTGCTGCTGCTCGCCGGTCCCGCCTCCGCCCATGTCGGCGTGCAGCCCGTGGGCGCGGCGGCCAAGGGCGGTTACGCCACGATCAACTTCAAGGTCCCCAACGAGCGTGACAACGCCTCGACGGTGAAGCTCGAAGTCAACTTCCCCACCGACCACCCGCTCTCCTCGGTCAGCCCGCAGGCCGTGCCGGGGTGGAAGATCGACGTCACCAAGGCCACGCTCGCCAAGCCGCTCGACGTCCACGGCAAGAAGGTCACCGAGGCCGTCTCCAAGGTCACCTGGACCGCCGACGCCTCGTCCGCCATCAAGCCCGGGTACTTCCAGCAGTTCCCGCTCTCGGTGGGCCAGCTCCCGGACGACACCGACCAGCTCGTCTTCAAGGCCCTCCAGACGTACAGCAACAAGGAAGTCGTCCGCTGGATCGAGGAGACCCCGGCGAGCGGCGAGGAGCCCGAGAACCCGGCGCCGGTGCTGACTCTGACCGACGCCGCCGCGGACGCCCACGGCACCGCCGCATCCGCCCCCGCCTCCACCGACGGCAAGAGCACCGACTCCGACGCGTCCGGTCACACCACCGAGGCCGCCTCTGACTCCGGCTCGGCGAGCGACAGCACCGCACGGGTCCTGGGCGTCGTCGGCATCGTCATCGGCGTCGCGGGCGTCGCGTTCGGCGTCCTCGCCCGCCGTCGTACCGTCTGA
- a CDS encoding SCO family protein: MRTKKLASAVAFAAAAALALTACGSNDDSAAKPVADVSTSTTTKAATVLDQPFTKPDLVLTDTHGKTYDLRKETKGKPTLIYYGYTNCPDVCPLTMSNIALAKRALPAAEQDELRVVFITTDPERDTPASLGAWLKAQDPDFIGLTGDFKTIQAGARSMGIGIDPATTEKDGTVVSMHGAQVMAFSPKTDAGYVIYSEDTTADDYTADLPKLIQGAKP, translated from the coding sequence ATGCGCACCAAGAAACTGGCATCGGCCGTGGCGTTCGCCGCGGCGGCGGCACTGGCACTGACCGCCTGCGGCTCGAACGACGACTCGGCCGCCAAGCCGGTGGCCGACGTCTCCACGTCCACCACCACCAAGGCCGCCACCGTCCTCGACCAGCCGTTCACCAAGCCGGACCTCGTCCTGACGGACACCCACGGCAAGACGTACGACCTCCGCAAGGAGACCAAGGGCAAGCCGACGCTCATCTACTACGGCTACACCAACTGCCCGGACGTCTGTCCCCTGACCATGAGCAACATCGCGCTCGCCAAGCGCGCGCTGCCCGCCGCCGAGCAGGACGAGCTGCGGGTCGTCTTCATCACCACCGACCCCGAGCGGGACACCCCGGCCTCGCTCGGCGCCTGGCTCAAGGCCCAGGACCCCGACTTCATCGGCCTCACCGGCGACTTCAAGACCATCCAGGCGGGCGCCCGTTCGATGGGCATCGGCATCGACCCGGCGACGACGGAGAAGGACGGCACCGTCGTCTCCATGCACGGCGCCCAGGTCATGGCGTTCTCCCCGAAGACCGACGCCGGATACGTCATCTACAGCGAGGACACCACCGCCGACGACTACACCGCGGACCTCCCCAAGCTCATCCAGGGGGCGAAGCCGTGA